Proteins co-encoded in one bacterium genomic window:
- a CDS encoding ATPase translates to MSHVIALMEKEAGLGYRLAGVDVRETPTPAEMGRQARSLSLDPGVRLVILDEELFRGLPVALQRTLEESRSPLFIPVPSMPLRKGAPRPEEYVARLIRRAVGYQIRIRR, encoded by the coding sequence ATGAGCCACGTGATCGCCCTGATGGAGAAGGAGGCCGGGCTGGGATACCGGCTCGCGGGGGTCGACGTCCGGGAAACGCCGACCCCGGCGGAGATGGGGCGGCAAGCAAGGTCCCTCTCCCTGGATCCGGGAGTGCGACTCGTCATCCTGGACGAGGAGCTCTTCCGCGGGCTGCCCGTGGCGCTTCAGCGAACGCTCGAGGAGAGCCGGTCGCCGCTGTTCATCCCCGTCCCGTCCATGCCGCTACGGAAGGGGGCCCCGCGCCCCGAGGAGTACGTCGCGCGCCTGATCCGCCGGGCGGTCGGGTACCAGATCCGGATACGGCGGTAG
- a CDS encoding hydrogenase small subunit has protein sequence MGPGEGRRTGFGSLETRGVSRREFLRTCAIAAAAVGLPGWTVGEIAEAAVAGGRPPVIWLHFQECTGCSETLLRASHPAVSDLILDLVSLDYHETLFAAAGKQAEEALHDAVRKNTGKYICVMEGAIPTRDNGIYCKIAGRTATDLAREIGLKAGAIIAIGSCAAWGGIPSADPNPTGAMGVPQFLKNADNAPYLKGKAIVSLPGCPPNPYNLLGTVLQYATYGILPDLDSLGRPTFAYARTIHEDCPRRSHFDAGRFVERFGDGGHRHGYCLYKTGCKGPRTHAPCSLQQFGEVVGAWPVGIGHACFGCTEQALAFRVPLHATVEIDRPTPPDTYPPIHADHGGVSTAAVGVAGLTVGALIGAGAMAAKKLGASKGEGKGENDKEA, from the coding sequence ATGGGACCGGGGGAAGGACGCCGCACAGGATTCGGTTCGCTGGAAACGCGGGGAGTGAGCCGGCGGGAGTTCCTCCGGACGTGCGCCATCGCCGCCGCCGCCGTCGGTCTTCCGGGATGGACGGTCGGGGAAATCGCGGAGGCGGCCGTCGCCGGGGGGCGCCCCCCGGTCATCTGGCTCCACTTCCAGGAGTGCACGGGATGTTCGGAAACCCTCCTCCGCGCGTCCCATCCCGCCGTGTCGGACCTCATCCTCGACCTGGTTTCCCTCGATTACCACGAAACCTTGTTCGCGGCGGCCGGGAAGCAGGCGGAAGAGGCGCTGCACGACGCGGTCCGGAAGAACACCGGGAAGTACATCTGCGTCATGGAGGGCGCGATCCCGACCAGGGACAACGGGATCTACTGCAAGATCGCCGGGCGTACGGCGACCGACCTCGCCAGGGAGATCGGCCTAAAGGCCGGGGCGATCATCGCCATCGGCTCCTGCGCTGCTTGGGGAGGGATCCCCTCCGCCGACCCCAACCCCACCGGGGCGATGGGTGTCCCCCAGTTCCTGAAGAACGCGGACAACGCTCCCTACCTCAAGGGGAAGGCAATCGTCAGCCTCCCGGGGTGTCCCCCCAACCCGTACAATCTCCTCGGAACGGTGCTCCAGTACGCGACCTACGGGATCTTGCCCGACCTCGACAGCCTCGGGCGGCCGACCTTCGCGTACGCGCGCACCATCCACGAGGATTGCCCGCGCCGTTCGCATTTCGATGCCGGCCGGTTCGTCGAACGGTTCGGCGACGGGGGGCATCGGCACGGGTACTGCCTCTACAAGACGGGCTGCAAGGGGCCAAGGACCCACGCGCCCTGCTCCCTGCAGCAATTCGGCGAGGTCGTGGGGGCGTGGCCGGTCGGGATCGGCCACGCCTGCTTCGGATGCACCGAGCAAGCGCTGGCGTTCCGCGTGCCGCTGCACGCGACCGTCGAAATCGACCGCCCGACCCCACCCGACACCTATCCTCCCATCCACGCGGACCACGGAGGCGTCAGCACCGCCGCCGTCGGGGTCGCCGGTTTGACGGTCGGGGCCCTGATCGGGGCGGGAGCGATGGCCGCCAAAAAGCTCGGGGCGTCGAAGGGAGAGGGAAAGGGAGAGAACGACAAGGAGGCTTAG
- the hybA gene encoding hydrogenase 2 operon protein HybA has translation MSPTRRSVLKGFAAAATLAATGAPNAFAAPRPRKTPPADAVGLLYDATRCIGCQACVVKCKEANGLPPDTGTPRGAMYDAPDDLNAKTKNIIKLYKGEDGRTSFMKAQCMHCVDPACASVCMISALYKGPRGIVVYDPGKCVGCRYCQTACPFNVPKYEWETAFPKIVKCELCRHLLDKGGIPACVAACPREAVIFGGLETLRADAKGRISREPMRYFPKVYGDTDGGGTQVLYLSAAGIPFGKLGLPDLGDEPVPELSESLTHAVYQGFIAPVALYSILGFAVYRSWRRQGLGKGGEE, from the coding sequence ATGTCCCCCACCCGTCGTTCCGTCCTCAAGGGGTTCGCCGCCGCGGCCACCCTGGCCGCGACGGGGGCCCCGAACGCATTCGCCGCGCCCCGTCCGCGGAAGACCCCGCCCGCCGACGCCGTCGGGCTGCTGTACGACGCCACCCGGTGCATCGGCTGCCAGGCGTGCGTGGTGAAGTGCAAGGAGGCCAACGGGCTGCCGCCGGACACGGGCACGCCCCGCGGGGCCATGTACGACGCTCCGGACGACCTGAACGCGAAGACGAAGAACATCATCAAGCTGTACAAGGGCGAGGACGGCCGCACTTCCTTCATGAAGGCCCAATGCATGCATTGCGTGGACCCGGCCTGCGCCTCGGTGTGCATGATCAGCGCCCTCTACAAGGGCCCCCGGGGCATCGTGGTGTACGACCCGGGAAAGTGCGTCGGCTGCCGGTATTGTCAGACGGCGTGCCCGTTCAACGTGCCGAAGTACGAATGGGAAACCGCCTTCCCGAAGATCGTGAAGTGCGAGCTGTGCCGCCACCTCCTCGACAAGGGCGGGATCCCCGCCTGCGTCGCGGCGTGTCCGCGCGAAGCGGTGATCTTCGGGGGGCTTGAAACGCTCCGGGCCGACGCGAAGGGCCGTATCTCCCGGGAACCGATGAGGTATTTCCCGAAGGTCTACGGCGACACCGACGGGGGAGGGACGCAGGTCCTCTACCTGTCCGCCGCCGGGATCCCGTTCGGGAAACTCGGCTTGCCGGACCTGGGCGACGAACCCGTCCCCGAGCTGAGCGAATCCCTGACGCACGCCGTGTACCAGGGATTCATCGCCCCGGTCGCCCTCTATTCCATCCTCGGATTCGCGGTCTACCGGTCCTGGCGCCGCCAGGGCCTGGGGAAGGGGGGCGAGGAATGA
- a CDS encoding ATPase, with the protein MEMGLIALGAGLAIGLAALATGLAQARIGAAVVGALLEKPESLGTMIILLVIPETLVIFGFTIAILILTTLK; encoded by the coding sequence ATGGAAATGGGATTGATCGCGCTGGGGGCAGGTCTGGCGATCGGGTTGGCCGCTCTGGCGACCGGCCTGGCCCAGGCACGGATCGGGGCCGCGGTGGTGGGCGCCCTCCTCGAAAAACCGGAATCGCTCGGAACGATGATCATCCTGCTGGTGATCCCGGAGACGCTCGTCATCTTCGGGTTCACCATCGCCATCCTCATCCTCACGACGCTGAAGTGA
- a CDS encoding V-type ATPase subunit, with product MSDLFYLNTRLHAMRAQLLSRREVETILALPDLSSIAAALRETPYGPFIESTGGEIPEAARIEEALRRNVSQTLARLLAISAGDCAEAVRLVLGRWEAQAVKTVLRGLVSGASPAEILSSLVPTGLHDEAALEEMCRQADPRALAELMVTWREPLGRALLQALASFREPRDLAILESALDRCWFEQAAKQRRVIRPSSPAEDALSLFVSLSVDTINLMTVLKEVEDRIDPSNHDRHLLTGGKVFDREILDRVRASPTLAEALQEAGRSLFRRPLASLPAPAEGVPFLAVVERQLDSVLLRASRYLARVDPLGWGPLVSFLLDKLREVRNLRMIVRARLVDLPEAELGHLLILEY from the coding sequence ATGAGTGACCTCTTCTACCTGAATACCCGGCTCCATGCGATGCGGGCGCAACTCCTCTCGCGCCGGGAGGTCGAAACGATCCTCGCGCTGCCCGACCTGTCATCGATCGCCGCGGCCTTGCGGGAGACCCCGTATGGTCCATTCATCGAATCCACCGGCGGGGAGATCCCGGAGGCCGCCCGGATCGAGGAGGCCCTCCGCAGGAACGTCTCGCAGACCCTGGCCCGGCTGCTTGCCATCTCCGCCGGCGATTGCGCCGAGGCGGTCCGGCTCGTGCTCGGCCGCTGGGAGGCGCAGGCCGTCAAGACCGTCCTGCGGGGATTGGTATCGGGGGCGTCCCCCGCGGAGATCCTCTCCTCCCTCGTCCCGACGGGCCTCCACGACGAGGCGGCGCTGGAGGAGATGTGCCGGCAGGCCGACCCGCGCGCCCTCGCGGAATTGATGGTCACCTGGCGGGAGCCGTTGGGCCGCGCCCTCCTCCAGGCCCTCGCTTCGTTCCGCGAGCCCCGGGACCTCGCGATCCTCGAATCGGCACTGGACCGATGCTGGTTCGAGCAGGCAGCGAAGCAGCGAAGGGTGATCCGGCCTTCCTCCCCGGCGGAGGACGCCCTTTCCCTGTTCGTCTCCCTCTCCGTCGACACGATCAACCTCATGACCGTCCTGAAGGAGGTCGAGGATCGGATCGACCCCTCGAACCATGATCGGCATCTTCTCACGGGGGGGAAGGTCTTCGACCGGGAAATCCTCGACCGGGTCCGGGCTTCGCCGACGCTCGCGGAAGCGCTCCAGGAGGCCGGAAGGTCCCTCTTCCGCCGGCCCCTCGCGTCCCTGCCGGCGCCCGCCGAAGGAGTCCCCTTCCTGGCCGTCGTCGAACGCCAGCTGGACAGCGTGCTCCTCCGCGCGTCGCGGTATCTCGCGCGCGTCGACCCGCTCGGCTGGGGGCCGCTGGTATCCTTTCTGCTGGACAAGCTCCGGGAAGTCCGCAACCTGCGGATGATCGTTCGCGCGCGGCTCGTGGACCTCCCCGAGGCCGAGCTTGGCCACCTCCTGATCCTGGAGTACTGA